AGCCCCGCTTTTCCTCCGAGGGGTTCCACTCCTCCGCCTACGTCTCCACCAACACCGCTGCTCCGCCGCCGCCATACTGACGCCTCGACCGCAGTCCGCCGTCCCCGAGCCGTCGACGAGGAATCCGGACGAGCACAAATCTTGCTCAAGTCAGTCCACGGCGACGTTGGGCGTCAAAGACCCTCCCAAGTACCCTAGGTTGAACGATCTTGAGTACAGGAAGTGGAAAGATAAGGAAGACGAGATTCTCAGAGACGTTGGACCCATCATCCTGCTCACCAAAGATATTCTTCACTCCGACAGGTCCATCTTCTTGTTCTGCGGTCTTTTGCAATTACTTAGTAAATGTTTGGATAACGTTTTTCTAATAACTCCGACTAATCCTGGGGACCAATTCCACCGTTCACCCATCAATTAATTAAAGTCGGGGCAAAGCTCCGTAGCAAC
The sequence above is drawn from the Rhododendron vialii isolate Sample 1 chromosome 6a, ASM3025357v1 genome and encodes:
- the LOC131331249 gene encoding protein DCL homolog, chloroplastic codes for the protein MAAPLFLRGVPLLRLRLHQHRCSAAAILTPRPQSAVPEPSTRNPDEHKSCSSQSTATLGVKDPPKYPRLNDLEYRKWKDKEDEILRDVGPIILLTKDILHSDRYKDGECLTSEDEKAVVEKLLSYHPHSLDKIGCGLDSIMVDRHPQFICSRCLFVVRIDGGWIDFSYQKCLRAYVRLRYPLHADKFIRKHFKR